Proteins found in one Ptychodera flava strain L36383 chromosome 3, AS_Pfla_20210202, whole genome shotgun sequence genomic segment:
- the LOC139129556 gene encoding transmembrane protein 145-like — translation MTFLFVYFAMLLITAYFTKILADRNLLHSTYKLFIWSMLAEFSSLLLLTIALGKYGSTGVRIHGLEVLANLIGAAGILVFILMIVLLGKGFTVTRGTLSKTSFMKLATFMTMYTITYCILYIYEETMFDPRDVLYKYESVAGYGLIGLFFIGFLWTYYAIFFSIKNYPEKVSFYVPFGFIFALWWLATPVTIFICNHALDAWVRAKVVNGMERAVTCGGHIFFLLLTRPNAANRNFPFHIKTTQIGTISGGDGGDAHNATAAYTVRRDSSQAVNLSFTDLFVTDKTPKEKKAVIKVCARISLISVMIISRSAVTCCMYFENLPPGS, via the exons ATGACATTCCTGTTTGTGTACTTTGCAATGTTGCTTATCACGGCCTACTTTACCA AGATACTGGCCGACAGGAATTTGCTGCACTCCACTTACAAACTGTTCATCTGGTCCATGCTGGCAGAGTTCAGCAGTTTACTGCTGTTGACCATTGCGTTGGGTAAATACGGATCAACGGGTGTCCGCATCCACGGATTGGAAGTGCTTG ctaatttgatCGGTGCTGCAGGAATTCTGGTCTTTATTTTAATGATTGTCTTGCTTGGAAAAGGATTCACTGTCACAAG GGGTACTTTGAGTAAGACCAGTTTCATGAAGTTGGCTACATTCATGACCATGTACACTATTACATACTGCATTCTGTACATCTATGAAGAGACCATGTTTGATCCAAGGGATGTGCTCTACAAATATGAATCAGTTGCCGGCTATGGTTTGATTGGACTATTTTTCATTG GTTTTCTGTGGACGTACTACGCCATCTTCTTCTCCATCAAAAACTACCCTGAGAAGGTCTCTTTCTATGTGCCATTTGGTTTCATTTTCGCCCTCTGGTGGCTGGCCACTCCAGTGACAATCTTCATCTGCAACCATGCCCTTGATGCCTGGGTTAG AGCCAAAGTTGTGAACGGCATGGAGAGGGCCGTCACCTGTGGCGGTCACATCTTCTTCCTGTTGCTGACCAGACCCAACGCAGCCAACAGAAACTTTCCCTTCCACATCAAGACAACACAG aTTGGCACCATCAGTGGCGGTGACGGTGGCGATGCACACAATGCTACCGCAGCCTATACTGTGAGGAGAGACTCCAGCCAGGCTGTCAATCTCTCATTTACTGATCTGTTTGTGACGGACAAAACTCCAAAAGAAAAGAAGGCAGTCATTAAGGTGTGTGCACGTATATCTCTAATATCAGTTATGATAATTTCACGTTCCGCTGTGACTTGTtgcatgtattttgaaaatcttccGCCTGGGTCTTAA